From the Lepidochelys kempii isolate rLepKem1 chromosome 2, rLepKem1.hap2, whole genome shotgun sequence genome, one window contains:
- the KLHL40 gene encoding kelch-like protein 40, which produces MTLPIDQAEELRLYQQTLLQDGLKDMLDHNKFLDCVLKVKGKEFPCHRLVLAACSPYFRAMFLSDMEESKKREIDLEDVDPEVMRKILHYIYTSELELTEQNVQDIFSVANMFQIPSIFTVCVSFLQKRLCLSNCLAIFRLGLMLDCARLAVSARDFICDRFALVSRDEEFYKLSPDELIAVISTDSLNIEKEEAVFETVMKWVEAKDRESRIQALPVVFESIRFRLLPQDYIRDHVEKHPIVKSIPELLKKLQVVKDASEGKFMVVKKKKVKKSSETTAGDNAVNGEVAEGDDNEEDVLPGILNDTMRFGMFLQDLIFMVSSAGAVAYDPSANECYFASISAQIPKNHVSLVTKENQIFIAGGLYYNEDNKEDPMSSYFLQYDHLDSDWLGMPPLPSPRCLFGLGDAENSIFVVGGKELKEGEQTLDSVMCYDRLSFKWGESDPLPYAVYGHAVVSDKDLIYVIGGKRSDKKCLNKMCVYNPKKFEWKELAPMKTARSLFGATVHNGKIYVATGVTDSGLTDSVEAYDIAANKWEPFTEFPQERSSVSLVSLAGSLYLLGGFATVETESGELVPTELNDIWRYDEEGKKWEGVLREIQYASGATFLPVRMNVLRLTKM; this is translated from the exons ATGACACTGCCAATAGATCAAGCAGAAGAGCTGCGTCTCTACCAGCAGACGCTCCTCCAGGATGGGCTCAAAGACATGCTGGACCACAACAAGTTCCTGGATTGTGTCTTGAAAGTCAAGGGGAAAGAATTCCCCTGCCACCGGCTGGTGCTGGCAGCCTGCAGCCCCTATTTCCGGGCAATGTTCCTTTCAGACATGGAAGAGAGTAAGAAGAGGGAGATCGACCTGGAGGACGTGGACCCCGAAGTCATGCGCAAGATCCTCCATTACATCTACACCTCCGAGCTGGAGCTCACCGAGCAGAACGTGCAGGACATTTTCTCCGTGGCCAACATGTTCCAGATCCCCTCCATCTTCACAGTCTGTGTCTCCTTCCTGCAGAAGCGTCTCTGCCTCAGCAACTGCTTGGCGATCTTCAGGCTAGGCTTGATGCTGGATTGTGCCCGCCTGGCAGTGTCCGCCCGGGATTTCATCTGCGACCGCTTTGCCCTGGTCTCCCGGGATGAGGAGTTCTACAAACTCTCCCCTGATGAGCTCATTGCTGTCATATCCACTGACTCCCTTAACATTGAGAAGGAGGAGGCGGTCTTTGAGACGGTGATGAAGTGGGTGGAAGCCAAGGACCGCGAGAGCCGGATCCAGGCCTTGCCGGTGGTCTTTGAGAGCATCCGTTTCCGCCTCCTGCCCCAGGACTACATCAGGGACCATGTGGAGAAGCACCCCATTGTGAAGTCCATCCCGGAGCTGCTCAAGAAACTCCAGGTGGTGAAGGACGCCAGCGAAGGCAAATTCATGGTGGTGAAAAAGAAGAAGGTGAAGAAAAGCAGTGAGACAACAGCTGGGGACAATGCTGTCAATGGAGAAGTGGCCGAGGGGGATGATAATGAGGAGGATGTCCTCCCAGGGATCTTAAATGACACAATGCGCTTTGGGATGTTCCTCCAGGACCTCATTTTCATGGTGAGCAGTGCTGGGGCGGTGGCCTATGATCCCAGCGCCAACGAGTGCTATTTTGCCTCCATCTCGGCTCAGATCCCAAAGAATCATGTCAGTCTGGTAACCAAAGAGAACCAGATCTTCATAGCAGGTGGACTGTACTACAATGAGGACAACAAAGAGGACCCCATGAGCTCCTACTTCTTACAG TATGATCACCTGGACTCTGACTGGCTGGGCAtgccccctctgccttccccccGCTGCCTCTTTGGCCTGGGAGACGCAGAAAACTCCATTTTCGTGGTAGGAGGGAAAGAACTGAAAGAAGGAGAACAGACCTTGGACTCCGTCATGTGCTACGACCGATT GTCATTTAAATGGGGCGAGTCAGATCCGCTCCCCTACGCAGTCTATGGCCATGCTGTGGTATCAGACAAGGATCTAATCTATGTCATCGGAGGCAAAAGAAGTGACAA GAAGTGCCTGAACAAGATGTGCGTCTACAACCCGAAGAAGTTTGAGTGGAAGGAGCTGGCTCCCATGAAAACTGCCCGTTCTCTGTTTGGAGCAACCGTACACAATGGCAAGATCTATGTGGCAACTGGCGTGACCGACTCTGGCTTGACTGACTCGGTGGAAGCATATGACATTGCAGCTAACAA GTGGGAGCCCTTCactgaattcccccaggagcgcAGCTCTGTCAGCCTGGTGAGTCTGGCTGGCAGTCTGTATTTACTTGGTGGATTTGCCACAGTGGAGACGGAGTCAGGAGAACTGGTGCCAACCGAGCTCAATGACATCTGGAG GTATGACGAAGAAGGGAAGAAGTGGGAAGGTGTCCTCAGAGAGATCCAGTATGCCTCAGGTGCCACCTTCCTTCCCGTGCGCATGAATGTTTTACGGTTAACAAAGATGTAA